In Populus alba chromosome 1, ASM523922v2, whole genome shotgun sequence, a single window of DNA contains:
- the LOC118037723 gene encoding probable WRKY transcription factor 2, whose product MAGIDDNVAIIGDWVPPSPSPRAFFSAMLGDDSNSSTITEPPGENRTKGLFLGQPEQMTTGNAETKDGARTSGAQLTELGSFSEQKSNSRGGLVERMAARAGFNAPRLNTESIRSAETSLNPEIRSPCLTIPSGLSPTTLLESPVFLSNLAQPSPTTGKFSFFPNGSSKNSTAGSKLPDKSKETFFEDINSSSFAFKPMGESGSLFFLGGTSKVASANFPQQSFPSIDVSVHSENALQSHDVAPTKVQSESRNSLHFPAEFFKLTTEKDNGGNTVADQRTFDTVGGNAEHSSPLDEQQDEEGDQRASGDSMAAGGAGGTPSEDGYNWRKYGQKQVKGSEYPRSYYKCTHPNCSVKKKVERSLEGHITEIIYKGTHIHPKPLPNRRSAVGSLDTQLDIPEQVGPQIGSVNDSAWAGTQKGNAAGTSDWRRDNVEVTSSASGGPGPEFGNPSSSVQAQSGTPFESADAIDASSTFSNDEDDDRATHGSVGYDGEGEESESKRRKIETYATEMSGATRAIREPRVVVQTTSEVDILDDGYRWRKYGQKVVKGNPNPRSYYKCTSAGCTVRKHVERASHDLKSVITTYEGKHNHDVPAARNSSHVNSGTSNATPGQAAVAVQTHVHRHEPSQVHNSMARFERPPAFGSFSLPGRQQLGPSPGFSFGMNQPGLANLAMAGLGQGQPKMPVMPIHPYLAQQHPGNEMGFMMPKEERKVEPVTEPSLNLSNNPTLYQQIMSRLPLGPQM is encoded by the exons ATGGCTGGGATTGATGATAATGTTGCTATAATTGGTGACTGGGTACCTCCTAGTCCAAGCCCAAGAGCATTTTTCTCAGCAATGTTAGGTGATGATAGTAACTCAAGTACAATCACAGAACCCCCTGGGGAGAATAGAACTAAAGGGCTCTTTCTGGGACAACCAGAGCAGATGACAACAGGAAATGCCGAAACAAAGGATGGAGCACGAACTAGTGGTGCCCAGTTGACTGAATTGGGTTCATTTtctgagcaaaaatcaaactcaCGTGGAGGTCTCGTTGAAAGAATGGCAGCCAGAGCTGGATTTAATGCTCCAAGGTTGAATACAGAAAGTATCAGGTCTGCTGAAACTTCACTGAACCCTGAGATTAGGTCTCCTTGTTTGACAATACCATCTGGTCTCAGCCCGACAACCTTGCTGGAATCTCCAGTTTTCCTTTCAAACTTG GCTCAGCCATCTCCAACTACTGgaaagttttcattttttccaaATGGTAGCAGTAAGAACTCCACAGCGGGCTCCAAACTTCCTGACAAAAGTAAAGAAACTTTCTTCGAAGACATCAATTCATCTTCGTTCGCATTCAAGCCTATGGGAGAATCGGGctctttatttttccttggTGGAACAAGCAAG GTAGCTTCAGCCAATTTTCCACAGCAATCCTTTCCCAGTATCGATGTTTCTGTTCACTCTGAAAATGCTCTTCAGTCACATGATGTTGCACCCACTAAAGTTCAGTCTGAGAGTAGAAACTCCCTTCATTTTCCAGCAGAATTCTTCAAATTGACAACTGAAAAGGATAATGGAGGAAATACCGTAGCAGATCAGAGGACTTTCGATACTGTTGGTGGCAATGCTGAGCATTCTTCTCCTCTTGATGAGCAACAAGATGAAGAAGGAGATCAAAGAGCCAGTGGAGATTCAATGGCTGCTGGTGGTGCTGGTGGCACGCCATCTGAAGATGGATATAATTGGAGAAAATATGGACAGAAACAAGTAAAAGGAAGTGAATATCCACGGAGTTATTACAAGTGCACCCATCCAAATTGCTCAGTTAAGAAGAAAGTGGAACGTTCTCTCGAGGGCCATATAACAGAGATCATATACAAGGGGACACACATTCATCCCAAGCCGCTACCCAACCGGAGGTCAGCTGTTGGATCACTGGATACACAACTGGACATTCCTGAACAAGTTGGTCCACAGATTGGTTCTGTTAATGATTCGGCTTGGGCAGGTACACAAAAGGGAAATGCTGCAGGGACTTCTGATTGGAGGCGTGACAATGTCGAGGTTACATCTTCAGCATCTGGGGGCCCAGGCCCTGAATTTGGGAATCCATCCTCCTCGGTACAGGCTCAGAGTGGAACTCCCTTTGAGTCAGCGGATGCCATTGATGCCTCATCTACCTTTTCAAATGACGAAGATGATGATCGGGCTACACATGGCAGTGTAGGTTACGATGGTGAAGGAGAAGAATCTGAGTCGAAGAGAAG GAAAATTGAAACATATGCAACTGAAATGAGTGGAGCCACCAGAGCTATTCGTGAGCCTAGAGTTGTGGTCCAGACAACCAGTGAGGTGGATATCCTTGATGATGGATATCGCTGGCGAAAGTATGGGCAGAAAGTTGTGAAAGGAAATCCAAATCCTAG GAGTTACTACAAGTGCACTAGTGCAGGCTGCACGGTTAGAAAGCATGTGGAGAGGGCATCACATGACCTCAAGTCGGTGATCACTACGTATGAGGGGAAGCACAATCACGATGTTCCTGCTGCTCGCAATAGCAGCCATGTGAACTCTGGCACCTCCAATGCCACCCCAGGCCAAGCTGCTGTTGCTGTTCAAACCCATGTTCACAGACACGAGCCATCACAGGTTCACAACAGCATGGCTAGGTTTGAGCGGCCTCCTGCATTTGGATCCTTCAGCCTGCCTGGAAGGCAGCAGCTGGGGCCCTCGCCTGGCTTCTCATTTGGAATGAATCAACCTGGCTTGGCCAATCTTGCGATGGCTGGCTTGGGTCAGGGCCAACCAAAGATGCCTGTTATGCCCATTCATCCATACTTGGCGCAGCAACATCCTGGGAATGAAATGGGGTTCATGATGCCGAAAGAAGAACGAAAGGTGGAGCCTGTGACAGAACCTAGTCTCAACCTCTCCAACAATCCAACACTGTATCAGCAAATCATGAGTAGGCTGCCTCTTGGGCCTCAGATGTAA
- the LOC118037656 gene encoding receptor-like protein kinase BRI1-like 3, protein MKKQWRISSRRPPPKAMITIFGYVLLLLFMPSSSQTRGLSSQQSTNNEVVGLLAFKKSSVQSDPNNLLANWFPNSATPCSWSGISCSLDSHVTTLNLTNAGLIGTLNLYNLTVALPSLNHLYLQGNSFSASDLSASSSCVLESLDLSSNNISDPLPRKSFFESCNHLSYVNLSHNSIPGGSLRFSPSLLQLDLSRNTISDSTWLAYSLSTCQNLNLLNFSDNKLAGKLAVTPLSCNSLSVLDLSYNLLSGEIPPNFVADSPSLKYLDLSHNNFSANFSSLDFGHYCNLTWLSLSQNRLSGIGFPLSLRNCVLLQTLNLSRNELQLKIPGTFLGSFTNLRQLSLAHNLFYGDIPLELGQTCGTLQEMDLSANKLTGGLPLTFASCSSMQSLNLGSNLLSGDFLTTVVSNLQSLIYLYVPFNNITGTVPLSLANCTQLQVLDLSSNGFTGDVPAKLCSSSNPTALQKLLLADNYLSGKVPSELGSCKNLRSIDLSFNSLNGPIPLEVWTLPNLLDLVMWANNLTGEIPEGICVNGGNLETLILNNNLITGTIPRSIGNCTNMIWVSLSSNRLTGEIPAGIGNLVNLAVLQMGNNSLTGKVPPEIGNCRSLIWLDLNSNNLSGPLPPELADHAGLVVPGIVSGKQFAFVRNEGGTSCRGAGGLVEFQGIRPERLENLPMVHSCPTTRIYSGMTVYTFVTNGSMIFLDLAYNSLSGTIPQNFGLMSYLQVLNLGHNKLTGNIPDSFGGLKAIGVLDLSHNDLQGFLPGSLGTLSFLSDLDVSNNNLTGPIPSGGQLTTFPQSRYENNSGLCGVPLPPCSSGGHPQGFTTQGKKQSVEVGVVIGIAFFVLCLFGLTLALYRVKRYQRKEEQREKYIDSLPTSGSSSWKLSGVPEPLSINIATFEKPLRKLTFAHLLEATNGFSADSLIGSGGFGEVYKAQLKDGCVVAIKKLIHVTGQGDREFMAEMETIGKIKHRNLVPLLGYCKIGEERLLVYEYMKWGSLESVLHDRSKGGCSRLDWAARKKIAIGSARGLAFLHHSCIPHIIHRDMKSSNVLLDENFEARVSDFGMARLVNALDTHLSVSTLAGTPGYVPPEYYQSFRCTSKGDVYSYGVILLELLSGKKPIDSAEFGDDNNLVGWAKQLYREKRSNGILDPELMTQKSGEAELYQYLRIAFECLDDRPFRRPTMIQVMAMFKELQVDSESDILDGFSLKDASIDEFREKESS, encoded by the coding sequence atgaagaaacaatGGAGGATATCATCACGAAGGCCACCACCCAAAGCCATGATTACAATCTTTGGTTATGTGTTGCTGTTGCTATTTATGCCATCATCATCACAAACCAGAGGGTTGTCATCGCAGCAAAGTACCAATAATGAAGTTGTGGGATTATTAGCCTTCAAGAAATCCTCTGTTCAATCTGatccaaataatttattagCCAACTGGTTCCCGAATTCTGCTACTCCATGTTCATGGTCAGGCATCTCTTGTTCTCTTGATTCCCATGTCACCACTCTCAACCTCACCAACGCTGGTCTCATTGGAACCCTAAACCTCTATAACCTAACTGTGGCCTTGCCATCTCTCAATCATCTTTATTTGCAAGGCAATTCTTTCTCTGCTTCTGATCTTTCTGCCTCCTCTTCTTGTGTTCTTGAGAGTCTTGACTTGTCTTCAAACAACATCTCGGACCCTCTTCCAAGAAAGTCCTTTTTTGAGTCTTGCAATCACCTCTCTTATGTTAATCTCTCTCATAATTCCATTCCTGGTGGTTCCCTTCGATTTAGTCCTTCCTTGCTACAGCTTGACCTCTCTCGCAATACTATTTCTGATTCTACCTGGCTGGCCTACTCTCTTTCCACCTGCCAGAACTTGAATCTTCTTAACTTCTCCGATAACAAGCTCGCTGGAAAACTTGCGGTAACTCCCTTGTCCTGCAACAGTTTATCGGTTTTAGACCTATCATACAATCTATTATCTGGGGAGATACCACCTAATTTTGTTGCAGACTCTCCATCTCTCAAATATTTGGATCTCTCACACAACAACTTCTCTGCCAACTTCTCCAGCCTTGATTTTGGGCACTATTGCAATCTTACTTGGCTCAGTTTGTCACAAAATAGGCTCTCCGGCATTGGATTTCCATTAAGTTTGAGGAACTGTGTGCTTCTACAGACGCTTAACCTCTCCCGTAACGAGCTACAATTAAAGATTCCTGGTACCTTTTTGGGGAGTTTCACGAATTTAAGGCAGTTGTCTCTGGCTCACAATCTGTTTTATGGTGACATTCCTCTTGAGTTGGGACAGACCTGTGGAACTCTACAGGAAATGGATCTATCAGCAAACAAACTCACTGGTGGCTTGCCGCTGACTTTTGCATCGTGTTCTTCTATGCAGAGTCTGAATCTTGGCAGCAATCTACTCTCCGGGGATTTCCTCACTACTGTTGTAAGCAATCTTCAAAGTCTGATATATCTGTATGTTCCATTCAACAACATTACCGGTACCGTGCCTCTGTCTCTCGCAAATTGTACTCAACTTCAAGTGCTTGACCTCAGTTCTAATGGCTTCACGGGGGATGTTCCTGCTAAGTTGTGTTCCTCCTCGAACCCAACCGCACTCCAAAAGTTACTCCTAGCTGATAATTACCTATCAGGAAAAGTTCCATCAGAGCTTGGAAGCTGCAAAAACCTGAGGAGCATTGATCTTAGTTTCAACAGCTTGAATGGACCAATTCCCTTGGAGGTTTGGACCTTGCCGAATCTTTTGGACTTGGTTATGTGGGCAAACAATCTCACTGGTGAGATCCCGGAAGGCATTTGTGTTAATGGAGGAAACCTCGAGACTTTGATTCTCAATAACAATCTCATCACAGGAACCATTCCTCGGTCCATTGGCAATTGCACTAATATGATTTGGGTTTCCCTTTCCAGCAACCGGCTTACTGGAGAAATTCCTGCTGGCATTGGAAATCTAGTTAATCTGGCTGTTCTCCAAATGGGTAACAATTCACTTACTGGGAAAGTACCACCAGAGATTGGCAATTGCCGGAGCCTCATTTGGCTTGATTTGAACAGCAACAACCTAAGTGGTCCTCTCCCACCCGAGCTTGCAGACCATGCTGGTCTAGTTGTTCCTGGAATTGTATCCGGGAAGCAGTTTGCATTTGTAAGAAATGAGGGTGGAACATCATGCCGAGGAGCTGGGGGACTGGTTGAATTTCAGGGGATCCGGCCAGAAAGGTTGGAAAATCTTCCTATGGTTCACTCTTGTCCTACAACAAGAATTTATTCTGGCATGACGGTTTATACATTCGTCACAAATGGCAGCATGATATTCCTTGATCTTGCCTACAATTCGTTGTCAGGAACTATCCCTCAAAATTTTGGTTTGATGAGCTATTTGCAGGTCTTGAACTTGGGGCACAATAAGCTAACCGGAAATATTCCTGACAGTTTTGGAGGTTTGAAAGCAATTGGAGTTCTGGATCTCTCACACAATGATCTCCAAGGATTTCTACCAGGGTCTTTAGGGACTCTCTCATTTCTTAGTGATCTTGATGTGTCGAACAACAACCTCACTGGTCCTATCCCTTCTGGAGGGCAGCTAACTACTTTCCCCCAATCCAGGTAtgaaaacaattctggcctctGCGGTGTACCATTGCCCCCTTGTAGCTCTGGAGGTCACCCACAAGGTTTTACCACTCAGGGAAAGAAGCAATCTGTGGAAGTAGGGGTGGTCATTGGCATCGCATTTTTTGTCTTATGCCTCTTTGGTCTTACATTGGCTCTTTATCGAGTAAAGAGGTACCAGCGGAAGGAAGAACAGAGGGAGAAGTACATCGACAGCCTCCCAACTTCAGGTAGCAGCAGCTGGAAACTTTCAGGTGTTCCTGAGCCTTTGAGCATCAACATTGCCACTTTCGAGAAACCTCTAAGAAAGTTGACTTTTGCCCATCTACTTGAAGCTACGAATGGTTTCAGTGCTGATAGCTTAATAGGGTCTGGTGGATTTGGAGAGGTATACAAGGCACAACTAAAAGATGGATGTGTTGTTGCTATAAAGAAGCTGATTCATGTCACAGGTCAGGGGGACAGAGAGTTTATGGCAGAAATGGAAACTATTGGGAAGATCAAGCACCGCAACCTGGTTCCTTTGCTGGGTTACTGCAAAATTGGAGAGGAGAGGCTTCTTGTGTATGAATACATGAAATGGGGGAGTTTAGAGTCTGTTCTTCATGACAGGTCCAAAGGAGGATGCTCAAGGCTTGATTGGGCAGCAAGAAAGAAGATTGCAATAGGCTCAGCAAGAGGACTTGCTTTCCTACATCACAGCTGCATACCTCACATTATCCACCGTGACATGAAGTCTAGCAATGTTCTTTTAGATGAAAACTTTGAAGCTCGGGTTTCGGATTTTGGAATGGCAAGATTGGTGAACGCCCTTGACACACATCTTAGCGTGAGTACACTTGCAGGAACTCCAGGTTATGTGCCCCCTGAGTATTATCAGAGCTTTAGATGCACATCAAAAGGGGATGTCTACAGCTATGGTGTCATACTTCTGGAGCTCCTCTCAGGCAAAAAGCCAATAGATTCCGCTGAGTTTGGTGATGATAACAACCTTGTTGGGTGGGCAAAGCAGCTATATAGAGAGAAGAGAAGCAATGGGATACTGGACCCTGAGTTAATGACACAAAAATCTGGAGAAGCTGAATTATACCAGTATTTGAGAATCGCATTCGAGTGCCTTGATGACAGGCCTTTCAGACGGCCGACCATGATACAGGTTATGGCTATGTTCAAAGAGCTTCAGGTTGACTCTGAAAGCGATATCCTAGATGGTTTCTCTTTGAAAGATGCAAGCATTGATGAATTCAGGGAGAAAGAGTCTAGCTAA
- the LOC118037652 gene encoding chloride channel protein CLC-f has translation MEDGDQKHLFLKSNSSITQQHDDHDQQPLVHVVDNNDLEAAQAAGGGGGFNRSSSDNSRGGHTKTAAIKDLIRGFSGRRPSSSLNNNNLHYHHLDDEDDDTPSISDHDHRKNRNYDHRVKNINDHDDDDVLENGATPEWALLLIGCLLGLASGLCVAAFNKGVHLIHEWAWAGTPNEGAAWLRLQRLSDTWHRILLIPVAGGVIVGMMHGLVEILEQIRQNLSSHRKGFDLVAGVFPTVKAIQAAVTLGTGCSLGPEGPSVDIGKSCAHGFSLMMANNRERMNTLVAAGAAAGISSGFNAPVAGCFFAIETVLRPLHAENSPPFTTAMILLASVISSTVSNTLLGTQSAFTVPSYDLKSAAELPLYLILGMLCGVVSVAFTRLVTWFTKAFEFIKEKFGLHPVACPALGGLGAGIIALKYPGILYWGFTNVEEILHTGKSASAPGIWLLTQLAAAKVVATALCKGSLLVGGLYAPSLMIGAAVGAVFGGSAAELINSAIPGNAAVAQPQAYALVGMAATLASVCSVPLTSILLLFELTKDYRIILPLMGAVGLAIWVPSVADHGKENERPGAHSLARGYSSLSNDTDDEAINEDLLAENLKVSKAMSKNYAKVALSLTLKEAIKYMHDSKQNCLLVVDDEDLLEGILTYGDIRRLSKTSSDASTGDSTIIDVNTCLVSTVCTREIRYRGQVRGLLTCYPDTDLAIAKDLMEAKGIKQLPVVKRSRGSQKDWKRRVVAILHYDSIWNCLREEIARRGQVHQNRKEDGIEMIENGH, from the exons ATGGAAGACGGCGATCAGAAGCATCTTTTCCTCAAATCCAATTCATCAATTACACAACAACACGATGACCATGACCAACAACCACTAGTACATGTTGTAGACAATAACGACTTGGAAGCAGCACAAGcagcaggaggaggaggaggattcaACAGAAGCAGCAGTGATAATAGCAGAGGAGGACATACGAAGACTGCTGCTATCAAAGATCTGATTCGAGGTTTCTCAGGTCGTCGTCCCTCCTCCTCTCTCAACAACAACAATCTTCATTATCATCATCTAGACGACGAAGACGACGACACTCCATCCATATCAGATCATGACCACCGCAAAAATCGTAATTATGACCACCGTGTTAAGAATATTAATGATCACGACGACGACGACGTTTTAGAGAATGGTGCCACTCCTGAATGGGCCTTGCTTCTTATTGGTTGCCTTCTCGGTCTCGCCTCCGGTCTCTGTGTCGCCGCTTTCAATAAAGGG GTTCATTTAATACATGAATGGGCCTGGGCTGGGACTCCAAACGAGGGCGCTGCATGGCTCCGTCTGCAAAGGCTGTCAGACACTTGGCATCGGATTCTTTTAATCCCTGTCGCTGGAGGAGTTATTGTTGGAATGATGCATGGCTTGGTTGAAATATTGGAGCAAATAAGGCAGAACCTTTCTTCTCACAGAAAAGGTTTTGATTTGGTCGCAGGAGTGTTTCCTACAGTGAAAGCCATTCAGGCAGCTGTTACTTTAGGTACTGGTTGTTCTTTGGGTCCTGAGGGACCTAGTGTAGACATCGGCAAATCATGTGCCCATGGATTCTCTTTAATGATGGCAAACAATAGAGAAAGGATGAATACTCTTGTTGCAGCTGGCGCAGCTGCTGGGATTTCTTCAG GTTTCAATGCACCTGTTGCTGGTTGCTTCTTTGCTATTGAAACTGTGTTGAGGCCTCTCCATGCTGAAAATTCACCTCCATTTACAACTGCAATGATTCTGTTGGCTTCTGTAATATCATCAACTGTATCAAACACGTTACTTGGAACACAATCAGCTTTTACAGTGCCATCGTATGATTTGAAATCTGCTGCTG AATTACCCTTATACCTGATATTGGGCATGCTATGTGGTGTTGTAAGTGTGGCCTTCACTCGCTTGGTCACTTGGTTCACCAAAGCATTTGagtttatcaaagaaaaatttggcctTCATCCTGTTGCATGCCCTGCTTTAGGTGGTTTAGGAGCTGGAATAATTGCTCTGAAGTATCCTGGAATACTATATTGGGGTTTCACCAATGTTGAAGAAATCTTACACACTGGAAAGAGTGCTTCTGCTCCTGGAATCTGGTTATTAACCCAACTAGCAGCAGCCAAAGTTGTGGCCACTGCTCTGTGTAAGGGTTCATTGCTTGTAGGTGGCCTTTATGCACCAAGTTTGATGATTGGTGCAGCTGTTGGTGCTGTATTTGGAGGTTCAGCTGCAGAACTTATCAATTCAGCCATTCCAGGAAATGCTGCCGTTGCCCAGCCACAGGCATATGCATTG GTTGGAATGGCTGCTACGTTAGCATCAGTTTGTTCAGTGCCCTTGACATCAATTCTACTTCTGTTTGAGTTGACAAAAGATTACAGGATAATCCTTCCCCTCATG GGAGCTGTTGGGTTAGCAATATGGGTCCCATCTGTGGCTGACCATGGCAAGGAGAATGAAAGACCTGGTGCTCATAGTTTGGCTAGAGGTTATTCTTCTCTTTCAAACGATACTGATGATGAAGCAATCAATGAAGATTTGCTTGCAGAAAATCTCAAG GTTTCTAAGgccatgtcaaagaactatgCAAAGGTTGCATTAAGCTTAACATTGAAAGAAGCTATAAAATATATGCATGACAGCAAACAGAATTGCTTGCTCGTAGTTGATGATGAAGATTTACTGGAAGGAATACTAACATATGGCGACATCAGACGGCTGTCCAAGACATCTAGCGATGCTTCCACGGGTGATTCAACAATCATAGAT GTAAATACCTGTCTTGTTTCTACTGTTTGCACCCGGGAGATAAGGTACCGAGGTCAAGTTCGTGGACTTTTGACATGTTATCCTGACACTGATTTGGCAATTGCCAAGGACTTGATGGAGGCCAAAGGCATCAAGCAGTTGCCTGTGGTTAAGCGTAGTAGAGGCTCTCAAAAAGATTGGAAACGAAGGGTTGTTGCTATCCTTCATTATGACTCAATCTGGAATTGCCTCAG